In Candidatus Legionella polyplacis, the following are encoded in one genomic region:
- the murB gene encoding UDP-N-acetylmuramate dehydrogenase — protein MINSYYNNFPFYGKLFIDISLSQFTTFKIGGKASRLYKPINIYDLVIFLKNLSLNEPLLWIGSGSNILIHDNDFLGTVIVTKKCLNNIFLLKNKYVYVEAGVSCMKLVSFCVKQNFSGIEFLSGIPGTIGGALNMNAGCFNQNIWSFVVSVEILNRNGIRYIRYPSDFIISYRCITGLKEDEWFISAIFSFSKEKKKKLISKIKRFLSYKRKVQPITEYNCGSVFKNPSNDITAGYLIESCNLKGKKIGGAMISSKHANFIINYNGNASFKDVKKLINIIKYTVWKKKSIKLETEVHILDNK, from the coding sequence ATGATTAATAGTTACTATAATAATTTTCCATTTTATGGAAAATTGTTTATTGATATAAGTTTATCTCAATTTACTACATTTAAAATAGGTGGTAAAGCTAGCAGATTGTATAAGCCAATTAATATTTATGATTTAGTTATTTTTTTAAAAAATTTATCTTTAAATGAACCGTTGTTATGGATAGGATCTGGAAGTAATATTCTTATTCATGATAATGATTTTTTAGGAACAGTTATTGTTACAAAAAAATGTTTAAATAATATTTTTTTATTAAAAAATAAATATGTATATGTTGAAGCTGGAGTTTCTTGTATGAAATTAGTTTCATTTTGTGTGAAGCAGAATTTTTCTGGTATAGAGTTTTTATCTGGTATACCTGGTACAATAGGTGGAGCATTAAATATGAATGCTGGGTGTTTTAATCAAAACATATGGTCTTTTGTAGTATCTGTAGAAATTCTTAATCGAAATGGTATACGTTATATTCGTTATCCATCAGATTTTATAATTTCGTATCGTTGTATCACTGGATTAAAAGAAGATGAATGGTTTATTTCTGCAATTTTTAGTTTTTCAAAGGAAAAAAAAAAAAAATTAATTAGTAAAATTAAAAGATTTTTATCTTACAAAAGAAAAGTTCAACCAATTACAGAGTATAATTGTGGTTCTGTATTTAAAAATCCTAGTAATGATATTACTGCTGGTTATTTAATTGAGTCATGTAATTTAAAAGGAAAAAAAATTGGTGGAGCAATGATTTCAAGTAAGCATGCTAATTTTATTATAAATTATAATGGTAATGCTTCGTTTAAAGATGTTAAAAAATTAATAAATATTATTAAATATACTGTATGGAAGAAAAAAAGTATTAAATTAGAAACCGAAGTTCATATTTTGGATAATAAATAA
- the efp gene encoding elongation factor P gives MINYHTNEFKIGTKIIVDNDPYIIIESHFIKPGKGQAFVRIKIRNLKNNQIIERTYKAGEKLPAANIVDINVQYLYQHLHTWNFININNFEQYELKKNDISNIKIWLKEEEIYTLTLWNKNPIHIIAPNFINFFVIETNPNFKNQISKNGNKIAILETGLKIRVPNFIQKGDFIKVDTRTKEYICRIK, from the coding sequence ATGATTAATTACCATACCAATGAATTTAAAATTGGAACAAAAATCATTGTTGACAATGATCCATATATTATCATAGAAAGTCATTTTATAAAACCAGGAAAAGGACAAGCATTCGTACGTATAAAAATTAGAAATCTAAAAAATAATCAAATTATTGAACGCACATATAAAGCTGGAGAAAAATTACCAGCAGCTAACATTGTTGACATTAATGTACAATATTTATACCAACATTTACATACATGGAATTTTATAAACATTAACAATTTTGAACAATATGAATTAAAAAAAAATGATATATCTAACATAAAAATTTGGCTTAAAGAAGAAGAAATATACACTTTAACATTATGGAATAAAAATCCGATACATATTATTGCTCCTAACTTTATAAATTTTTTCGTAATAGAAACTAATCCAAATTTTAAAAATCAAATATCAAAAAACGGAAATAAAATAGCAATACTAGAAACAGGATTAAAAATACGTGTACCTAACTTCATACAAAAAGGAGATTTTATAAAAGTTGATACAAGAACAAAAGAATATATTTGTAGAATAAAATAA
- the epmB gene encoding EF-P beta-lysylation protein EpmB, with the protein MILERWQKVLSRSFYKVQELLKFLLLPVNVGNLEAEKNFKTKVPLSFALRIKKRNFKDPILLQVLAVKKELKEKLNYVKDPLKEKNINVEKGLLHKYHGRVLLILTGSCAVNCRYCFRKFFSYKNNTLQTGRWDYVLNYINKNSSIKEVILSGGDPLLVSNKVLFNLFNKLNDIDHLKIIRIHTRIPVVFPERIDKNFLDILHKVRLQKVIVLHINHPQELDNSILSVCTYLKSVGCYLYNQSVLLKNINNDVNILVKLSYCLFSFGILPYYLHLLDKVEGISHFDVHIDEAKCIYRELQKKLPGYLVPKLVYENPECLSKILIS; encoded by the coding sequence TTGATTTTGGAGAGATGGCAAAAAGTTTTATCAAGAAGTTTTTATAAAGTACAAGAATTATTAAAATTTCTATTACTTCCTGTTAATGTTGGAAATTTGGAAGCAGAAAAAAATTTTAAGACTAAAGTTCCTTTAAGTTTTGCGTTACGTATAAAAAAACGTAATTTTAAAGATCCTATTTTACTTCAAGTTTTAGCTGTTAAAAAAGAATTGAAGGAAAAATTAAATTATGTTAAAGATCCTTTAAAGGAAAAGAATATTAATGTTGAAAAAGGTCTTTTACATAAATATCATGGACGTGTTTTATTAATTTTAACAGGTTCTTGTGCAGTTAATTGTCGTTATTGTTTTAGAAAGTTTTTTTCTTATAAAAATAATACATTACAAACTGGAAGATGGGATTATGTATTGAATTATATAAATAAAAATTCTTCTATTAAGGAAGTTATATTAAGTGGTGGGGATCCATTGTTAGTGTCGAATAAAGTATTATTTAATTTATTTAATAAATTAAATGATATTGATCATTTGAAAATTATTAGAATTCATACTAGGATTCCTGTAGTTTTTCCAGAACGTATTGATAAAAATTTTTTAGATATACTTCATAAGGTTCGTTTACAAAAAGTTATTGTTTTACATATTAATCATCCTCAAGAGTTGGATAATTCTATTTTAAGTGTGTGTACATATTTAAAGAGCGTAGGTTGTTATTTGTATAATCAATCAGTTTTATTAAAAAATATTAATAATGATGTCAATATTTTAGTGAAATTAAGTTATTGTTTATTTTCTTTTGGAATTTTGCCGTATTATTTACATCTTTTAGATAAAGTTGAAGGAATTTCACATTTTGATGTTCATATAGATGAAGCAAAATGTATATATAGAGAATTGCAAAAAAAGTTACCTGGATATCTTGTTCCTAAATTAGTTTATGAAAATCCGGAATGCTTAAGTAAAATATTAATTTCATAA
- the ftsZ gene encoding cell division protein FtsZ: MFELMESKKDNIIIKVIGIGGGGGNAVSYMVNKNFNKNNIEFIYANTDKQALKNSNVKIQIQLGETLSNGFGAGSNPNLGRESANESKDKIKEILFGADMLFITAGMGGGTGTGASPVFAQISKELGILTVAVVTKPFLFEGKQRSLIAEDGIYQLSKYVDSLIVIPNSRLVTVLGKKITLVNAFKVVNDILFRAVKGISDLIVKPGLINVDFADIRTVMSKTGIAMIGTGSAFGDDRACRAAESAISSPFLEGINLSGARGILVNITSNESISVGEFQEVGDIVREFILDDATVIIGSVIDETVKEKIMVTVIITGLNNCFYIDKNQHNNMLLNFSRKSFIVPSRNNSSIFEFCKLDNSLMSKFKKNNLREATKLNGDLISNERDSLDIPNFLRKKDEKLE; the protein is encoded by the coding sequence TTGTTTGAATTAATGGAATCAAAAAAGGATAACATAATTATTAAAGTTATAGGAATAGGTGGTGGTGGTGGAAATGCTGTAAGTTATATGGTTAATAAAAATTTTAATAAGAATAATATAGAATTTATTTATGCCAATACAGATAAGCAAGCTTTAAAGAATTCTAATGTAAAGATTCAAATTCAATTGGGAGAAACTTTGTCAAATGGTTTTGGTGCTGGATCAAATCCTAATCTTGGTAGAGAATCAGCAAATGAAAGTAAAGATAAAATTAAGGAAATTTTGTTTGGAGCAGATATGCTATTTATTACTGCTGGAATGGGTGGTGGAACTGGAACTGGTGCATCTCCTGTATTTGCTCAAATATCTAAGGAGTTAGGAATTTTAACTGTTGCTGTTGTTACTAAGCCTTTTTTATTTGAAGGCAAACAGAGATCTTTAATTGCTGAAGATGGAATTTATCAATTAAGTAAATATGTTGATTCGTTAATCGTTATACCAAATAGTAGATTAGTTACGGTTCTTGGAAAAAAAATTACTTTGGTTAATGCCTTTAAAGTTGTTAATGATATTTTATTTCGAGCAGTTAAGGGTATTTCTGATTTAATTGTTAAGCCTGGATTGATTAATGTTGATTTTGCTGATATTCGTACTGTTATGTCTAAAACTGGTATAGCAATGATAGGTACTGGAAGTGCTTTTGGCGATGATAGAGCTTGTAGAGCAGCAGAATCAGCTATTTCTTCTCCTTTTCTTGAAGGTATAAATCTTTCAGGTGCTCGTGGAATATTAGTAAATATTACTTCTAATGAAAGTATATCTGTTGGTGAGTTTCAAGAAGTTGGTGATATAGTAAGAGAATTTATTCTTGATGATGCAACTGTGATAATTGGTTCTGTCATTGATGAAACAGTAAAAGAAAAAATTATGGTGACAGTTATAATTACTGGTCTTAATAATTGTTTTTATATAGATAAAAATCAACATAATAATATGTTATTAAATTTTTCGAGAAAAAGTTTTATTGTTCCATCTAGGAATAATAGTAGTATTTTTGAGTTTTGTAAATTAGATAATTCTTTAATGTCTAAGTTTAAAAAAAATAATTTACGTGAGGCAACAAAATTAAATGGGGATTTAATTTCTAATGAAAGAGATTCTTTAGATATTCCGAATTTTTTAAGAAAAAAAGATGAGAAATTAGAATAG
- a CDS encoding dihydrofolate reductase: MIAVVDKRGALGKNNSLLCYLPDDLKIFKRVTMGLPVIMGRNTFISIGEKPLVGRLNLVLSNRNFNFYKSKYEKNNVKILSSLEDTLNVVKDYKESVVIGGAMVYRKFFPFVSKIYLTVIHNIFKADVYFPKFNINNWKISRKILKLKDDFNPFDFTFYCYVKR; the protein is encoded by the coding sequence ATGATTGCGGTTGTCGATAAAAGAGGAGCTTTAGGAAAAAATAATAGTTTATTATGTTATTTACCTGATGATCTTAAAATTTTTAAAAGAGTTACAATGGGATTGCCTGTGATAATGGGTAGAAATACATTTATTTCAATAGGAGAAAAACCATTAGTAGGAAGATTAAATTTAGTTTTAAGTAATAGAAATTTTAATTTTTATAAAAGTAAGTATGAAAAAAATAATGTTAAAATTTTAAGTTCTTTAGAAGATACATTAAATGTAGTAAAGGATTATAAAGAATCGGTAGTTATTGGTGGAGCAATGGTATATAGAAAATTTTTTCCATTTGTTTCAAAAATTTATTTAACTGTTATACATAATATTTTTAAAGCTGATGTTTATTTTCCTAAATTTAATATAAATAACTGGAAGATTAGTAGAAAAATATTAAAATTAAAAGATGATTTTAATCCATTTGATTTTACTTTTTATTGTTATGTAAAAAGATAA
- a CDS encoding D-alanine--D-alanine ligase family protein: MSSLILKVILIYGGKSVEHEISLFSAASVLSNLNREKYEIIPVAIDKTGCFFVNDYNELLKFKDKLPVKTFKSKVLSSFMKNGNLFIDADVVFPIIHGSFYEDGSLQGLLELSGVAYVGSNVKSSSISMDKDLTRRIVCDNVIKCARYKVISFRTNLRERVILCKKLISELNFPLFVKPCSLGSSIGVKKVENFDQLIFAINNAFNYDENVIIEEYIFGREIEIAVLENRFSINPIVSVPGEIYVNHPDGFYSYSAKYLDTDHIRLCIPANLNYKLIKKIQYFAKKIFVRLKCNGMARIDFFITNKNEEIYFNEINTIPGFTKVSMYPKMWEMSGLCYTKLLDELIKLAIIKKNNSNRLIRS, from the coding sequence ATGAGTTCTTTAATTTTAAAAGTTATTTTAATTTATGGTGGAAAATCTGTAGAACATGAAATTTCTTTATTTTCTGCTGCTTCAGTATTATCAAATTTAAATAGGGAAAAATATGAAATTATACCTGTGGCTATAGATAAAACAGGGTGTTTTTTTGTTAATGATTATAATGAGTTATTAAAATTTAAAGATAAACTTCCAGTTAAAACATTTAAATCAAAAGTTTTATCTAGTTTTATGAAAAATGGAAATTTATTTATTGATGCAGATGTTGTTTTTCCTATTATTCATGGCTCATTTTATGAAGATGGTTCGTTACAAGGTTTATTGGAGTTGTCTGGAGTGGCTTATGTTGGTAGTAATGTTAAATCTTCATCAATTAGTATGGATAAAGATTTAACAAGACGTATTGTATGTGATAATGTAATAAAGTGTGCTCGTTATAAGGTTATTTCTTTTCGTACAAATTTAAGAGAACGCGTTATATTATGTAAAAAATTAATTAGTGAGTTGAATTTTCCTTTATTTGTTAAACCATGTTCATTGGGGTCTAGTATAGGTGTTAAAAAAGTAGAAAATTTTGATCAACTAATTTTTGCTATTAATAATGCATTCAATTATGATGAAAATGTGATAATAGAGGAATATATTTTTGGAAGAGAAATAGAAATTGCTGTTTTAGAAAATAGATTTTCTATTAATCCAATTGTAAGTGTACCTGGAGAAATTTATGTTAATCATCCTGATGGTTTTTATTCTTATTCTGCAAAGTATTTAGATACTGATCATATTAGGTTGTGTATTCCTGCTAATTTAAATTATAAATTGATAAAAAAAATACAATATTTTGCTAAGAAGATTTTTGTTCGTTTAAAATGTAATGGAATGGCTCGCATTGATTTTTTTATAACAAATAAAAATGAAGAAATTTATTTTAATGAAATTAATACTATACCTGGATTTACAAAGGTTAGTATGTATCCAAAAATGTGGGAAATGAGTGGTTTATGTTACACAAAATTACTTGATGAATTGATTAAACTTGCAATTATTAAGAAAAATAATTCTAATAGATTAATTAGGAGTTAA
- the fmt gene encoding methionyl-tRNA formyltransferase: MRIIFAATGNFALPCIKLIHRSDIFKIVGIYTQPDNYSGRGRKLKMSDIKKWALEYQYPIYQPKNFKDHLVIDEMKNLNSDILIVSAYGNILPSEVLSIPTFGCINIHPSLLPRWRGASPIEYALLHGDKKSGVTFIKMDSGIDTGDILYKKCCPIFLEDTAYSLGIRLSKLAESMLLNVLNLLIKKEIVIKKQNKCQVTYARKIKKSDAVINWNKSALEIKNKIRALNPKPVAHTYAILYNNKINIDYKLLIKIYCADVNNLMLIYGKKPGTILAINRRWIEVCTGFGSLLIKELQFPGSKVMKVSSWLNSNRFKLCIDLVLG; the protein is encoded by the coding sequence TTGAGAATTATTTTTGCTGCTACTGGTAATTTTGCTTTGCCTTGTATAAAGCTTATACATAGATCGGATATTTTTAAAATAGTTGGAATATACACTCAACCAGATAATTATTCAGGGAGAGGTAGAAAATTGAAAATGTCTGATATTAAAAAATGGGCTTTAGAATATCAATATCCTATATATCAACCAAAGAATTTTAAAGATCATTTAGTTATTGATGAAATGAAGAATTTAAATTCTGATATATTGATAGTATCAGCGTATGGCAATATTCTTCCTTCAGAAGTTTTAAGTATACCTACTTTTGGTTGTATCAATATTCATCCATCTTTATTACCTAGATGGAGAGGTGCTTCTCCTATAGAATATGCTTTATTGCATGGAGATAAAAAATCTGGTGTTACATTTATAAAAATGGATTCAGGCATAGATACTGGTGATATTTTATATAAAAAATGTTGTCCAATTTTTTTAGAAGATACTGCTTATTCTTTAGGAATTCGTTTGTCTAAATTAGCAGAATCAATGTTATTGAATGTTCTTAATCTTTTAATAAAAAAAGAAATAGTTATAAAAAAACAGAATAAATGTCAAGTAACTTATGCTAGGAAGATAAAAAAAAGTGATGCAGTAATTAATTGGAATAAATCAGCTTTGGAAATTAAAAATAAGATTAGAGCGTTAAATCCAAAGCCTGTAGCACATACTTATGCTATATTGTATAATAATAAGATTAATATAGATTATAAATTATTAATAAAAATTTATTGTGCAGATGTCAATAATTTAATGTTGATATATGGTAAAAAACCGGGTACCATTCTTGCAATCAATAGAAGGTGGATAGAAGTTTGTACGGGTTTTGGTAGTTTATTAATAAAAGAATTACAATTTCCTGGATCTAAAGTAATGAAAGTAAGTAGTTGGTTAAATTCTAATCGTTTTAAACTTTGTATAGATTTGGTTTTGGGATGA
- the rsmB gene encoding 16S rRNA (cytosine(967)-C(5))-methyltransferase RsmB: MNDFRLESYLVLLKVLKNKVTLNFLIKNKKISSLSKEICFGVCREYYRLNILINIFLRKRIRFIEVLIVLLIGIYQLRYMKRVSNYIVIKESLFLLDVINKSWAKSLVNAILRQYCLYVDKLYLENNNDFIFNHPNWYIQEIQKDWPLNWVQILKANDCHPPMSLRVNKIFISREKYLFFLKKKNIDGFPHIYSSVGITLSKACSIKDLPYFQRGYVSVQDESAQIVISLLSLKPGLRVLDACCAPGGKLSHILETESRLLSCVAVDCNQKRLNKVKENLLRLQLKATLIKGNILNPKDWWDGKCFDRILLDVPCSATGVIRRCPDVKILRTKKEVLFMSSLQKCFLKTLWPLLGFNGILVYVTCSVLKKENEEVIKDFLENNKDCVLCKKDVFCGIDTGYGLQILPGINNQDGFFYSVLKKRNN; the protein is encoded by the coding sequence ATGAATGATTTTAGACTAGAATCATATCTAGTGTTATTAAAAGTTTTAAAGAATAAAGTAACACTTAATTTTTTGATTAAAAATAAAAAAATTTCTTCTTTATCTAAAGAAATTTGTTTTGGTGTATGTAGAGAATATTACAGGTTAAATATTTTAATTAATATTTTTTTAAGAAAACGTATTAGATTTATAGAGGTTTTAATTGTATTATTAATAGGTATATATCAATTACGATATATGAAGAGAGTATCTAATTATATTGTAATAAAAGAAAGTTTGTTTTTATTAGATGTAATAAATAAATCATGGGCAAAAAGTTTGGTAAATGCTATATTAAGGCAATATTGTCTTTATGTAGATAAATTGTATTTGGAAAACAATAATGATTTTATTTTTAATCATCCGAATTGGTATATACAAGAAATACAAAAGGATTGGCCGTTAAATTGGGTTCAGATTTTGAAAGCAAATGACTGTCATCCTCCAATGAGTTTACGTGTTAATAAAATTTTTATTAGTAGGGAAAAGTACTTATTTTTTTTAAAAAAAAAAAATATAGATGGTTTTCCTCACATATATTCTTCAGTTGGTATTACTTTAAGTAAAGCTTGTAGTATTAAAGATTTACCTTATTTTCAAAGAGGATATGTTTCGGTGCAAGATGAATCTGCACAAATAGTTATTTCTTTATTGTCTTTAAAACCTGGTTTAAGAGTGCTTGATGCTTGTTGTGCTCCAGGAGGAAAGCTTAGTCATATTTTAGAAACTGAATCAAGATTATTAAGTTGTGTAGCAGTTGATTGTAATCAGAAACGTTTGAATAAAGTTAAAGAAAATTTATTACGTTTGCAATTGAAGGCTACTTTGATAAAAGGAAATATATTAAATCCAAAGGATTGGTGGGATGGTAAGTGTTTTGATCGTATTCTTTTGGATGTTCCATGTTCTGCTACAGGTGTTATTCGTAGATGTCCTGATGTAAAAATATTACGTACAAAGAAAGAAGTATTATTTATGAGTTCTTTACAAAAATGTTTTTTAAAAACTTTATGGCCTTTACTTGGTTTTAATGGGATATTAGTGTATGTTACGTGTTCAGTTTTGAAAAAAGAAAATGAAGAAGTAATTAAAGATTTTTTAGAGAATAATAAAGATTGTGTACTTTGTAAGAAAGATGTTTTTTGCGGTATAGATACTGGATATGGTTTACAGATTTTACCTGGGATTAATAATCAAGATGGATTTTTTTATAGTGTTTTAAAAAAAAGGAATAATTAA
- the murC gene encoding UDP-N-acetylmuramate--L-alanine ligase, whose amino-acid sequence MYNQELRYYREEEYFDNINFFKYKNIHFIGIGGIGMSGIAKILYEKGYNITGSDLEDNYLIHSLRLLGIKINIGHKAVNVLKSDLVIKSSAISMENVEIKFAIKHGIPIVSRGLMLAKLLYFYYGIIISGSHGKTTTSGLIVSIFIEYNIDINFIIGGILNVLNLNAKSGKSKYFIAEADESDASFLFLKPDIVVVTNIEREHLDNYSNNFNNLSNAFINFINNVSCYGLSVICIDNKEINRKLLKINGYIRTYGFSKDADYRACDWVQIGLLSYFVVHRPKPFCSLRVKVILPGRHNVLNVLAAIAVSTEIGINDQCIINGLLKFKGVNRRFHILGKCFFKKGEALVISDYGHHPNEILSTINTIRSVWPNKRLIHVFQPHRYTRLKLLFAEFVNVLALSEELFLLNVFGLDKNFINGVDSRILLNKIRQRFFNCKVTLINNDEIFLYLNLSVNNGDIILMQGAGNIHYLALSLLNLYK is encoded by the coding sequence ATGTACAATCAAGAATTACGATATTATAGAGAAGAAGAGTATTTTGATAATATAAATTTTTTTAAATATAAAAATATTCATTTTATTGGTATTGGTGGAATTGGTATGTCTGGTATTGCTAAAATTCTTTATGAAAAAGGATATAATATTACTGGTTCTGATCTTGAAGATAATTATCTTATACATTCTTTAAGGTTATTAGGAATTAAAATTAATATAGGTCATAAAGCGGTTAATGTATTAAAAAGTGATTTAGTTATTAAATCATCTGCTATTTCTATGGAAAATGTTGAAATTAAATTTGCAATAAAACATGGAATTCCTATTGTTTCTAGGGGATTAATGCTTGCGAAATTATTGTATTTTTATTATGGAATTATAATATCGGGTTCTCATGGAAAAACTACTACTTCTGGTTTAATTGTTAGTATATTTATTGAATATAATATAGATATTAATTTTATAATTGGTGGTATATTAAATGTTTTAAATCTTAATGCAAAATCAGGTAAATCTAAATATTTTATTGCAGAAGCGGATGAAAGTGATGCATCTTTTTTATTTTTAAAACCAGATATAGTTGTTGTGACAAATATTGAGAGAGAGCATTTAGATAATTATTCAAATAATTTTAATAATTTAAGTAATGCTTTTATAAATTTTATTAATAATGTTTCATGTTATGGTTTATCTGTTATTTGTATAGATAATAAAGAAATTAATAGGAAATTACTAAAAATAAATGGATATATAAGAACTTATGGATTTTCTAAAGATGCTGATTATAGAGCATGTGATTGGGTTCAAATAGGATTGTTAAGTTATTTTGTAGTTCATAGACCAAAGCCTTTTTGTTCTTTAAGAGTAAAAGTTATTTTACCTGGTAGGCATAATGTTTTAAATGTTTTAGCTGCTATTGCTGTTTCTACGGAAATTGGTATTAATGATCAGTGTATTATTAATGGGTTGTTAAAATTTAAAGGAGTAAACAGACGTTTTCATATTCTTGGTAAATGTTTTTTTAAAAAAGGAGAAGCACTTGTAATTAGTGATTATGGCCATCATCCTAATGAGATTTTATCTACTATTAATACAATACGTTCTGTTTGGCCTAATAAAAGATTGATTCATGTATTTCAACCTCATCGTTATACTAGATTAAAACTATTATTTGCAGAATTTGTTAATGTTTTAGCGTTATCAGAAGAATTGTTTTTATTGAATGTATTTGGTTTAGATAAAAATTTTATTAATGGTGTAGATAGTAGAATTTTACTAAATAAGATAAGACAACGTTTTTTTAATTGTAAAGTTACATTAATAAATAATGATGAAATATTTTTATATTTAAATTTATCTGTTAATAATGGAGATATTATTTTAATGCAGGGTGCTGGAAATATTCATTATTTAGCTTTAAGTTTATTAAATTTATATAAATAA
- the def gene encoding peptide deformylase, giving the protein MTVRDIMYFIKNDEQLRRISKPILDFDDSLQVLIEDMFETMYKFNGIGLSAPQVGENVRLFVVDIFKEKGNKFVLINPEIIESKGITNSYEGCLSIPGIHAWIVRSKEITVRALDRFGVSFEKSVDGLLAECFQHEIDHLDGKLFIDFLSPLRQYFLKKKIKKIIKNSEKHF; this is encoded by the coding sequence ATGACTGTTAGAGATATAATGTATTTTATTAAAAATGATGAACAGTTAAGAAGAATTTCTAAGCCAATTTTAGATTTTGATGATTCTTTACAGGTTTTAATTGAAGATATGTTTGAGACTATGTATAAATTTAATGGAATTGGTTTATCTGCACCTCAAGTTGGAGAGAATGTTAGGTTGTTTGTTGTAGATATTTTCAAAGAAAAAGGTAATAAGTTTGTATTAATTAATCCTGAAATTATTGAATCTAAAGGTATAACAAATTCTTATGAAGGTTGTTTATCTATTCCTGGTATTCATGCGTGGATTGTTAGATCTAAAGAGATAACTGTTCGTGCATTAGATCGATTTGGTGTTTCTTTTGAAAAAAGTGTTGATGGTTTATTGGCAGAATGTTTTCAACATGAAATTGATCATTTGGATGGGAAATTGTTTATAGATTTTCTTTCTCCATTAAGGCAATATTTTTTGAAAAAGAAAATAAAAAAAATAATAAAAAATAGTGAAAAACATTTTTGA